In bacterium, a genomic segment contains:
- a CDS encoding pilus assembly PilX N-terminal domain-containing protein, with product MNPGISNKQEWQWRGERGAALVVALMVMVICALLGAASILTSNTDIQISMNERVYHEALMNADAGVQWLRTQDLEEMSGFANMDATNAALAAVGEATGIRFQIPQPPQFVWNDPRAGNAAVYRVRSQGQDRNGRGQVVVEAEIRVAFQEGEVRSEGPPGYAGSN from the coding sequence ATGAACCCGGGCATCTCGAACAAACAGGAATGGCAATGGAGGGGGGAGAGGGGGGCTGCCCTGGTGGTAGCCCTCATGGTCATGGTGATATGTGCCTTGCTGGGGGCTGCTTCCATACTAACCAGCAATACCGACATTCAGATCTCCATGAATGAAAGAGTCTACCATGAAGCCCTCATGAATGCGGATGCGGGAGTGCAGTGGCTTCGCACCCAAGACCTGGAAGAGATGTCCGGCTTCGCCAACATGGATGCCACTAATGCAGCGCTTGCAGCGGTAGGAGAGGCCACTGGAATTCGCTTTCAGATACCCCAGCCTCCCCAGTTTGTTTGGAATGACCCCAGAGCCGGCAATGCGGCTGTTTACAGGGTTAGATCACAAGGCCAGGACAGAAACGGTAGAGGGCAGGTGGTTGTTGAGGCCGAGATCCGCGTGGCTTTTCAGGAAGGAGAGGTCAGATCCGAAGGCCCTCCGGGATACGCCGGTTCCAACTGA